CGCCTGCACCGCTTGCGCAACTAGATCTTCACAACCTGCGGCGCTACCGACATCGCCTATCACCTTGATGACTCTTTCATGCTCGCCCAAAGCCAGATAGGCCGCCTGCACCGTGGCAGCACTACGACCATTAACAGCCACATAGGCACCACGATTTAATAATTCTTGCGCTATAGCAAAGCCTATACCGCGTGAACTACCTGTTACCAAAACACGTTTAGATTCAAAACTCATATTTACACCTCATCATTATTCTTAGCCTGCTTTGGTTTGACACTAACCATCAGGCTATTACATAAAAACCTATCGCGGCCAACGCAGCAGCGATTAACACATAGGGCAACTGACTGATTGCATGCTCGAATGTGCCACAGCCACTACCCTGCGCCGACAACACGGTCGAGTCGCTATAAAAACAGGCTTGGCTGCCAAAGCCGCTGGCGGATAACAACGCCCCCACCACTAAGGGTATGCTGACATCCATCGCTATCGCCAAAGGAATCACCACTGGAAAAGCAATCGCAAACACTCCCCAATTGGAGCCGGTCACAAAAGACACCAAAGCCATGGAAATAAACGTAACTACCGGCAACGTTTTCGCATTCATTAAGGGTGTAACATGTTCAATAATATAGGCGGTAAAACCTATATGGTTATTCGCCTCTATGAGCATAAATACCGCAACTAATATTACCAGCACCGGCAACATGGTTTTTAAACCGTCCATCATGGTGTCAAAAATTTCCGTTAGCTTTAACACTCCCGCCAGCCAATACTGCAACACTGTTGCCATAGTCGCCGCTATCACCCCCATTAATAAATCGATTTCAAACCACAGGGTGAAAAAAATTAAGGTAATAATAGGAATGAAAAATAATTCACTGTTGGGGTTATGCAACTCTTGCTCTACATAGGTATCACACACTTCACTGTGCTCACCATGTGATGGTGCCAGCTGGCCGGTAGTTTCGGCACGATGTTCCGCGGCTTTCATTTTACCCAGCAGTGGTATCACCCCCATAATAACCAGAGGCACCATTAACACCGCAATAATGGGGTAAAACATATAGGGCATAGATGCTATAAACAGCGCCATACCCTGGCCACTCTCGGCAAGGCCGTTTTTTTCTAATAAACCCGAGTAATACACTGCCCAAGTAGACAAGGGCACTAACAAGCAAACCGGTGCCGCCGTAGAGTCCACCACATAGGCCAGCATCTCTCTAGACACTTTAAATCTATCGGTGACTTTTTTCATGGAAGAACTGACGGTTAGCGAGTTGAGGTAATCGTCCAAAAAAATAGCTAGGCCTAATAGCCAGGTGCATATTAAGCTACCTTTTTTACTGCTAACCCGCTTGGCCATCAAATCCCCAAAGGCCTGAGTACCACCAGCGCGCACTAACAGGGCAATAAAGCTACCGTACATGGCGCAAACTAATAACACCCATACATTGGTGTCATTCTTAAAAGCTTCCTGCAAGGTATAGGAAAATTGGCTTAAGAAATCCCAGCCATCAACAATAATAAAAGCAGTGAGCGCGCCAGCCATTACAGACTCTATAGTCCTGTGACTAAGCAAGGTCATACACAACACAATAGCAGTCGGTAATAATGTTAACAGGCCATAGTGCTCCACATCGAATTCCTTATTTTTATTTTATAATTTTTATCATATCAGTTTTTTATAAAGATAAAAAAACCCTGCTAAATATAATATCTAGCAGGGTTTTATTAGCAAGCAATATCAACAGCACATGGTGCTGGTGCTGCTTGCAAGCTCACAGGCAAAAGCTTAACTGCCAAATTTAGCTTGTAGCTCTTCATAAGCTTGATCTAAAGCCGCTTTCGCTTTAGTCACTAGCTCATCGATTTGCTCTTTGCTTAATATTAACGGTGGCGAAATAATCATGGTGTCACCAGTAGCACGCATCACCAAGTCATTGGCGATAGAGGCATCTCTACAAAGACCACCGGCAGTGCCATCTGAGTCATAGCGCTCACGTGTTGCTTTGTTTTTAACCAGCTCAAGCGCACCCACCAACCCTAGCGTACGCACCTCACCCACTAACGGATGATCGCTTAACTCAGCCATACGTTGTTGGAAGTATGGGCCAGTGTTTTCAGCAATATTCTCAATAATCTTTTCATCTTTGATGATTTTGATTGTTGCCAACGCCGCGGCACAAGCAGCCGGGTGACCTGAGTACGTAAAGCCGTGAGCAAAATCGCCGCCATCTGATTTTAAGACATCAGCCACTTTATCACCGACAATAACGCCACCTAAAGGTTGAAAACCATTAGTAACCGCTTTTGCAAAGTTAATAAAATCAGGCTTAGTGCCGTAGTAGTCGCAGCCAAACCATTTGCCAGTACGGCCAAAGCCGAAAATAACTTCATCAGAAACAAATAGCACATCGTATTTGTTCAGTATGCGCTGTACTTCAGGCCAGTAAGTTTCGGGTGGAATAATAACACCACCGGCACCTTGAATGGGCTCGGCAATAAACGCGGCAACGTTTTCTTCTCCTAGCTCAAGAATTTTTTCCTCTAAAGCGCGAGCCGCTTGCAAACCAAACTCTTCACGGCTTAGGTCGCCACTTTCGCCATACCAATATGGTTGTGCGATGTGCTCAATGTTAGGTAGTGTTGCAAACTGCTTGTGCATAAAGCTCATGCCACCCAAGCTGGCTGCAGCAACTGTAGAGCCGTGGTAAGCGTTTTCGCGGCTGATCACTATGCGCTTGTTAGGCTGCTTTTTTAAATCCCAGTAGCGGGCAATAAAACGTAAAACCGTATCGTTACCTTCTGAGCCTGAGTTGGTGTAAAACACATTGTTCATGTGTGCAGGTGCTAAGTCGGCGATCACCTTAGACAACTCAATAGCTGCTGGGTGTGAACACTGGAAAAAGCTGTTGTAGTAAGGCAGCACTTTCATTTGCTCAGTAACGGCTTCAACAATAGCTGGCTGGGTATAACCCAAGTTACAACACCACAAACCCGACATGCCATCTAATAACTTTTGGCCTTCATTGGTATAAATATAAGCGCCTTCGGCCTTAGTAATAATACGACTGCCCTTGCTAGCCAAATCTTTAAAGTCGGTAAAGGGGTGCATAAAGTGTTGCGCATCGGCGGCTTGCAAATCTTTTGTTGAATGCTGTGTCATATCATTTCTCCTGCATTACATCGTTAGAGCCTAAGCTCATCGTGGGGTGTAGCTAATTTCACCTTAGCCTTGCTGCTTACAAACTGCTCACAGTGTAGACCAGATGTTTTGATCACATTTCAAGATGCAATGTGATCACATTATTCATAAGCCTGTCAATACGCAGTTTTACCTTTACAACAACAAAACCTCGCGACGGTTGCTGACTTAACTGGATATGGGCCAGCCCATAGCGGCTTGTAAACGTCTAACACCATCTAAAATATCGTCATGAATCAAATACTTAAGCTGGGTTACATTATTTTTCTCTATGGCTGAAAGTATCGCTTTGTGCTTATCTTCAGACTCATTAAAGCGATTTTCCGTTAAATACTGGCTGTGCACCATGCGCATAAAAGGGGCTATTTGCAGCCACAAGCTCTCTATCAAGGGCATCACCACTTCACACCGGCCGTGGCGATACAACTCTCTGTGAAACTCAAAATTGAGGTAGATATAGTTTTCTACATCGTCCTCCACTATGGACTGAGTATGTTTTTCATTGACTTCATAAAGATAGGCTAAGGCCTCAGGACTTATTTTTTGCATGGCTCGGCCAGCAGCATAAGACTCCAGCGATACCCTGGTCTGGTACAACTCCTCCAACTTGTCTGGGGTCATCATAGGCACGGTAATACGGCGGTTATTAAGCAGTTGCAAGGCGCGCTCAGTCGTTAAACGCCGCAGCGACTCCCGCACCGGCATTAGGCTCACCCCTAACATTTCAGCAATACCCCTTAGGGTCACGCTGTTGCCAGGCTCAAACTTACCTCGCAAAATCGCCTCACGCAGCTGCATATAAACTCTTTCCTGCTGAGTTTTAGGCCCCTGATTGTCGGACTTATCATCGGTCTTCATAAGAGATGTTTCGCTATAGGGCTAATTAGCCACAATATTGTGATCAAAATATCCAGTATGCCCATATTCAAGCGCATTACAAACTTATATTATTCAGCAATAGGCTTTACAATACTGCGCAAGCAAGCAACAACAGCCCCATTACAGCACCTAAACAGCTAGGTTATGGACTAACATATGATGTGATCACAATACAGTGATTAGCATCCCCTAATTTGGGTATTTTTATAATGTGGCAAACACTCTAAGTTAAGGGCTGTTCTAACAATTAGAATTTTTTCGTGAGAGCAGGAAAGCGTCGCGCGAAAAAGCGCCGTTTACACGGAGTAAATGAGGGTTTGAGCACGGAGCTGACGCGACTGTTGCCGGAAAAGGTGATTTTTAGAGCTACTCTAATCCTGTTACTTCCTATAATAAAATAATGACAAGGCCTCCCAACGCGATGACAGCCATGACCACAGCCACAGCGCCAGGCAAAAACAAAACCTTTAATGCACAGCTGTTTTTTCAGCTCTTTAAGTATGCTGTTTACTGCCTGCTATCCATGAATATTTATTAC
Above is a window of Dasania marina DSM 21967 DNA encoding:
- a CDS encoding Na+/H+ antiporter NhaC family protein, yielding MAGALTAFIIVDGWDFLSQFSYTLQEAFKNDTNVWVLLVCAMYGSFIALLVRAGGTQAFGDLMAKRVSSKKGSLICTWLLGLAIFLDDYLNSLTVSSSMKKVTDRFKVSREMLAYVVDSTAAPVCLLVPLSTWAVYYSGLLEKNGLAESGQGMALFIASMPYMFYPIIAVLMVPLVIMGVIPLLGKMKAAEHRAETTGQLAPSHGEHSEVCDTYVEQELHNPNSELFFIPIITLIFFTLWFEIDLLMGVIAATMATVLQYWLAGVLKLTEIFDTMMDGLKTMLPVLVILVAVFMLIEANNHIGFTAYIIEHVTPLMNAKTLPVVTFISMALVSFVTGSNWGVFAIAFPVVIPLAIAMDVSIPLVVGALLSASGFGSQACFYSDSTVLSAQGSGCGTFEHAISQLPYVLIAAALAAIGFYVIA
- a CDS encoding aspartate aminotransferase family protein yields the protein MTQHSTKDLQAADAQHFMHPFTDFKDLASKGSRIITKAEGAYIYTNEGQKLLDGMSGLWCCNLGYTQPAIVEAVTEQMKVLPYYNSFFQCSHPAAIELSKVIADLAPAHMNNVFYTNSGSEGNDTVLRFIARYWDLKKQPNKRIVISRENAYHGSTVAAASLGGMSFMHKQFATLPNIEHIAQPYWYGESGDLSREEFGLQAARALEEKILELGEENVAAFIAEPIQGAGGVIIPPETYWPEVQRILNKYDVLFVSDEVIFGFGRTGKWFGCDYYGTKPDFINFAKAVTNGFQPLGGVIVGDKVADVLKSDGGDFAHGFTYSGHPAACAAALATIKIIKDEKIIENIAENTGPYFQQRMAELSDHPLVGEVRTLGLVGALELVKNKATRERYDSDGTAGGLCRDASIANDLVMRATGDTMIISPPLILSKEQIDELVTKAKAALDQAYEELQAKFGS
- a CDS encoding GntR family transcriptional regulator — encoded protein: MKTDDKSDNQGPKTQQERVYMQLREAILRGKFEPGNSVTLRGIAEMLGVSLMPVRESLRRLTTERALQLLNNRRITVPMMTPDKLEELYQTRVSLESYAAGRAMQKISPEALAYLYEVNEKHTQSIVEDDVENYIYLNFEFHRELYRHGRCEVVMPLIESLWLQIAPFMRMVHSQYLTENRFNESEDKHKAILSAIEKNNVTQLKYLIHDDILDGVRRLQAAMGWPISS